The uncultured Paludibaculum sp. sequence GACCACCATCTCGCCGGCCTGCAGGTGCCCCAACACTTCCACGAGGTCGCCGTCCGCCGATCCCTTCGTCACGTCCACCCATTCCGCTCTCCCATTGCGGACGCGGATGACGAACGTCCTCTCGGTCGTGGTCACCACGCTGGTCTTGGGGACCAGGAGGACCGGGCGCGTGCGCCGCACCGGCCACTTCACGGACGGATACATGCCCGGTGCCAGCGAGGCGTCGGAGTTCGACACGTCGAGCTCGACGGGCATGGTGCGCGTCTTCTGATCGAGCGAATGAGAAACGCGGGCCACTGTGCCGGCAAAGGCACGGTCAGGGAAGGCGGGTACGCGGAACTCGACCCGCGCACCGGGGGCGATCCCGCTCACATTCTGCTCCGGCACCGCGACCACCAACCGCAGGCGGACGAGTTGCTGAAGGTTGAGGAGAACGGGATCGCTGCCGGGACCGACGAGGGCGCCAGGGTGGACAAACCGCTCCGTCACAACGCCATCGAAGGAGGCCGTGATCCGCAGGTAGGAGGCGAGTTCTCTCTGGGCCTCGACGGCGGATTCCGCGGCCTGGTTGGCCCGCTGTCTCGACTGAACCAGAGCCTTCAGGGCGTCCACGCGCTTGCGGGCCAGAACCACCTCGTTGCCCGCCACCGCCCCGGGCGTTTCGGCAGCTTTGGCCATACGTTCAGCCGTGCTCTGCGCAGCGGCGAGTTCGGCTTCCGCCTGTAGCCTCTCGGACTCCGACGCCTGCAGTTTCGACTCCGCTTCAGCAATCTGGGCCTTCATCTCCGGCGCGCTGAGTTCGGCCAGCAACTGCCCCTGCTTCACGAAACTGCCACGATCGACGAGCACTCGCTCCACATAGCCGCGTACCTTCGCGTGGACATCGACATTGAGAAACGGCTGAAACTCCCCGGGCAGATCGACCGTCTGCGAGCTGGACTTGGCGACGACAGAGACGACATCGGAAGTCTGAGACCAGCCCACGGTGAGCGAGATAAGGGCGGACGCGAGGATCAGATTCTTAGTGCGCTTCATAGTATCGGCTCTCCGGATCCATCGGGTTCAGCGACGGCGAAGTGGTGGACGCGTTCCGCTGCAGGATCGCGTAGAGGGACGGCAGGATGGTGAGCGTCGTGAACGTTGAGAGGATGAGGCCGCCGATGACGGCGCGGCCGAGGGGCGCGGATTGGGCTCCGGCCTCGCCGAATCCGATGGCCATGGGTACCATGCCGAAAATCATGGCGGCCGCCGTCATGAGGACGGCCCGCAGACGGCCGGCGGCGCCTTCCTGCGCGGCTCCGATGTGGTCTCGGCCCTGGTGCCGTGCGTGCTCGGCAAACGTGACAAGCAGGATGGAGTTGGCCACGGCAATGCCGATCGCCATGATCGCGCCCATGAACGACTGGACGTTGAGCGTCGTGCCGGTTGCGAGCAGCATCAGCAGGACTCCGCAGAGGACGGCGGGGATCGTAAGTACGATGGCCAGCGCGAGGCGCGCCGACTGGAAGTTGGCCGAAAGCAGCAGGAAGATCATGAGCACCGCGAGGAGCAGGCCGAGCTTCAGGCCAGAGAGCGTCTGTTCCAGAGCAGGGGCCTCGCCGCGCAGTTTGACACTGACGCCCTTCGGCGGCGCGCCGGCGGCCGCGATGGCATGGTCGATCTTCTGTACCGCTTCGCCCAGAGTCAGGCCGTGGACATTGGCGGTGAGGCTGACGACGTGCTGGCCGTTGTAGCGCTCGATCAGCCCTGGCATCGTACCCAGCGTGAACTTGGCCACTTCCGTGAGCCGGGGTTCTGAACGGCCGCCCTGCATGACCGGCAACTCGCCCAGGTTCTCGACGCTTTGCATGTGGTTCTGGGGCAGTTGGAGTTGGATCTGAAATGCGTTGCCGGAGGCCGGGTCACGCCAGTAGTTGGGCTGCGTGAAGCGGGACGAGGACGTGGCTGGAACCACTGACCGGACGACATCGGCCATGGTGAGACCGAACTGCCCGGCCCGCTCGCGATCGACATTGACGTCGACCGTTGGAAAGTCCGCGGGCTGCGCCACCTGGAGATCGCGCAGGAACGCCAGCTTCGCCATCTCGGCCTGAAGCTTCTTCGCGAAGCCGTAGTCAGCCTGGAGGCTGATGCCCTGCACCGCCACCTCAATGGGGGTGGGCGAGCCGAAGCTCATCACCTGGGTGACAATGTCGGCGGCTTCAAACGAGATAGTGGTGCCGGGCAGGTCGGCCTTCAGCCGTTCACGCAGTTTCTCGCGGAGCACCTCGCCGCGCTGTGCGGTGGGTGCGAGAGCCACCTGGATGATGGCCTCATGCGGACCGCTGGTGAAGAGATGGATCAGGTTGACGGGATAGCTTGAGGGGATGGTGCCCACGAAGTCGCTGGTGATGCGAACATTGGCGGGACCGATCGCGGCCTGGATGGAGTCCAGCGCCTTAAGGGCGATCCGCTCGGTCTCCTCGATGCGCGTGCCCGTGGCAGCGCGCAGGCGGATGCGCATCAGAGGCGCGTTGGCGTCGGGAAAGATCTCGGTACCGAGCCTGGGCAGCAGGACAAAAACGAGACCCATGGTGAGGGCCAGGTAACCGAGGGCCAACGGCCAACGGACCTTCAGCGTGACCCGCAGGTAGCTCTCGTACAACGAGCGCAGGCGTCCGAAGAGGCCCTCGCGCTCTTCACCGCGATGGCCCTCCTTCATCAGCCACGTGGAGAAGACAGGCACCAGACTGCTGGAGAGCAGGTACGACGCGATCATCGAGAAGGCAACGGCCAGCGACAGCGGAACGAAGAGCTGGCGGCCCACGCCCACCATGAAGAACGATGGTACGAAGACCGCCAGGATGCAGAACATCGACAGCAGACGGGCGACGGCCGTGCGGCTGCAAGCTTCCACCACGGCACGAGCTCGCGAGACGCCCGGTAGCATCTGCGAGTGGATGTTCTCGATCTCTACTGTGGCTTCATCGACAAGCACGCCCACGGCCAGCGCCAGGCCGCCGAGGGTCATGATGTTGATGGACTGGCCCGTCACCCACAAGGCCACCACGGCGGCGAGTAGAGCGAAGGGGATGTTCAGGACGACGATGAGAGCGCTGCGCCAATCGCGAAGGAACAGCAGTACCATCAGCCCGGTGAGCGCGGCGCCGAGCAGCCCTTCGGTCACCAGCCCGTTGATGGAATTGGTGACGTAAGGCGACTGGTCGAACTCCAGACGAACGTCTACATCGTCGGGCAGCACCTTGCGGAACTCCGGCAGGTTGGCCTTCACGGCGTTGATCACGGCCAGCGTGGAAGCGTCGGCGCGTTTGGTGACGGGGATGTAGACGGTGCGCTTGCCATTCACGTGCGCGTAGGCCGTGATGATGTCCGTGCCGCTCTCGATGGTGGCGATGTCGCGTAAGTAGACCGCCGTGCCGGCGCCCGGCCGGATGGGTGTGCCGAGAAGTTCCGCGAGGTTCCCACCCAGCGCGGCGTTGGTGCGCGCGATGCGCTCCACCTTGCCGGTCCACATGTTACCGGAGGGCATGACGAGCGAGGCCTTACTGACGGCGGCGATCGCCTCGTCGGGTGAGATCCGGTATTGCTGCAGTTTGCCGGGATTCAGAGTGACGACGATGGTGCGCTGATTACCGCCGAATGGTGGCGGAGCGGAGACCCCGGGCAGGGTTGCGAAGAGCGGCCGAACGCGGTTCAGCGCGAAGTCCTGCAATTCTCCCTGGCTGTGCGTGGCGCTGCTGAAGACCAGTTGCCCGACGGCGACGCTGCCGGCGTCGAAGCGGGTAATGAACGGAGGCACGGCGCCGGGCGGCATGAAGGCACGGGCGCGGTTCACATAGCCCACGGTCTCGGCCATGGCCTGGCTCATGTTTGTGCCCTCGTGAAACACGAGCTTCATCAGGGCGGCGCCCTGTACGCTCTTGCTCTCAACGTGATCGATGCCCGTGATGTAGAGGAAGTGATACTCGTAGTAGTAAGTGAGGTAACCCTCCATCTGGGCCGGATCCATACCACCGTAGGGCTGCGCGACGTAAATGGCCGGATCGCCCACCTGCGGAAAGATGTCCACCGGCATCCGCTTCACAGCGAGGATCGCGCCAAGGGCGACCGTGAGCAAGGCAACGACCACCGTGAGAGGCCGGGATAGTGCGGCTAGGACAAAGCGCATGATAGTTGGCCCGTAACGGGAATCACCTGGTTGCCTCGGCGATGAAGGGTTGCAGATCTCCGCCCACGGCCGCGATGGCGAGCAAGCCGCGCCACACGCCCAGGCGGGCAAGCGAGTCGTCGATTTCGGTCTGAGTAAGCAACCGCTGCGCGTCAGCGACTTCCGTGATGTTGCCCAGCCCGGATTGATAGCGGGCTGTAGCCTGCTGGACCGCGGCGCGCGCGGCTGTGAGTTGCACTGGTGTGTTGGCGGCTATGCGCCGGGCGCCGTTGAGGCTGGCCACGGCCCGGTTCCATTGGGCGCGCAGTTCCACGGCGATCTGCTCGGACTTCGCCATCTGCGATCGAATCGTTGCGCTCTGCGCGGCCTCGCGAGCACGAATCGCGGGCAGGTCGAGGATGGGGAAAGTCACCGTGAAGCCGACAGCGTAGTTCTGCGTATTCGGCGCGAGGCCGTTCAGCCCGCCCAGCCTGGCTCCGTCCACCTCGGCGCCAGTGCCCCGAGCGGAGATCGCGCCCTGCAGATTGAACTTGGGAAAGTAAGACCGCTCCAGTGCTCGCAGTTGCGCCTGTGCCTGTTGAACGGCGGCGTTCTGCTCGGCCACTGCCGGGTTCGAGGATGTGTTCGGGGAAGCCGTGCCGCTTTCCGCCGGCAGTGTAAGGAGGTTCCCCGCGGCGATGAGGCTGGTGGTGGGCGCCCCACCGGTGAACTGGGCCAGATTCGCGCGCGCTACGTCGAGCGCCTGTTCTGCCTGAATGAGTTGCGTCCGGGCGGCGGCCGATTCCGCTTCCGCTCTGGATTGGTCCGCGCCGGGCCGCAGTTCCGCGGAGACCTGCGCGGCGATGACCTTCAGGACCGCGTCGGAACGGTCGACGCCGGCTTGCGCGGCGCGCGTCGTCTCTTGGGCGGCCACCACGGTGAGGTACGCGTCGGCGGCGGTGACCAAGACATCGAACTGCACGCGTTTCAACGACGCCTCGGATTGCGCGCGAGCGGCGTTAGCCACGGCGACATTCGCGTCCCGCAGCCCGAAGTCGAACGGCTCCCAGGAGACCAGACCGCCCACGGCGCTGCCCCATACGCTGCCGAAGTTGTTCGAGCCGATGACCGGACCGGAGATGGACGGGATCGTGCTTTGCGGCAACAGGGTGCCGAAGACGTTGTTGCGTGTCGCGCGGTTCACCTGCGCCATCGCGCCCACGCGCGGCAGATAGGCAGTGCGCGCGAGGCGGATGCCGGCGGTCGCCGCATTGATCTGTTCCTGCGACACGCGGAGCGAGGGATAGTTCTTGAGGGCCGCCTGCATGGCTTGGTCCAGCGACACCGGAGCCGACTGGACCGGCTGCTGCGCCATGGCCACGCCGCAGACAAAAAGACCCGCCACGATGCGGGGCAGCGGCATGCGTGGCTTCAGCGAGGTGGTCAATGGGCTACTCACCTTCCACGAGCTCTCGAAACAGTTCACGCACCTTGTGTTTGGCGCCGTCCAACGCTTTCTTGCCCAGAGGAGTGGCTCGATAGACCTTGCGCAGCGACTTCCCGTTGCGCTCTTCCTTTGAGCGCAGATAGCCCTTCTTCTCCAGCCCGTGAAGGATGGGGTAGAGGCTGCCGGGGCTGATCCGGTAGCCATGCCGCGCCAGCTCCTCAATCATCCCGAGTCCAAAGATGGGCTCTTCCGATGCGTGATGCAGGACGTGCAGGCGGATCAGTCCGGAGTAAAGCTCCCGATCGATGGCCGGCTGTTTCCCCTCGGCTTTCGTTTTCGACATTCGATTACGAGTGTCGATAAGTATAGGAGCGCGATCCGAATGCTGTCAATGGGTAGAGGGCTTGAATCGAGGGATCAGGGCATTCAACGCTTTGCCGTGGGTTCCGCGAAAGTGAGCGCCAGCACGGCGAATGAGGTCGCGGCATCGCGCATGAACAGCGCAGGCATTGCGTCCGCTGGATACTGCTTGTTCATCGAGCCGGAGTCCCAGTAACCCGCACGCGGATCCTGATGGGCTCGCAGCCACGCCAGCGCCGACGACATCCGGCGGTCGGAGGCCGGTACTCCGCCGGTCTGCAGTAGGAACGCGGCGAATGCCGTGGCGTAGCCGTTCGCACCCGGGGCGAGTTTGGCGTCGGGATGTTCCTTCCACGGCCCCAGGGACTCGGCGGACCAGCTTCCATCTCTATTCTGTTTCCCCAGGGCCTCCTCGACGATGGCTTTCTTTGCGGCGTCCGGCAGGAGACCTGGCAGCTTGCGAGCCGCCCACAGCAGCATCAGCCGATTGTGCAGCGGCTGCCCGGCGGACGCTCTAGCGAAGTAAGCCTTGAGCGCAGCCGTATGCTCTTTTACCGGCTCCTGCTCGCGATACGACGCAGGCGCACTACCCACGGCCAGCGCTGCCAGAGTGGCGCCGAAGAACGGCGAGTCCGAAGTCTCATAAGGGTCGGTATTGAACACATACCACTGCCAAGCGCCCTGCAGTGGCCCTGTCTTCTGTTGGAGCCTCCACAGCCGGTCGAAGGCCTGCCTGGTAGCTGGACTCATGGTGCCCGACGGCTCATCCGCGCGAGCCAGGAATAGTGCCGCGAAGATCGCCTCGACGCCGATCGCCTGGGAGGCCATGGGCTCCTTCGTAATGCGTGGCGCGTACTCCTTGGCTTCATTCTTGTCGACCCGCGCTCGCAGAGCGTTCAACAATCCAGTCTCATGTTCCACTGGTTCGCCTTCCCCCAGCACCTGGCGCAGAGGAGGCCGGGCCATCAGATAAGTAATTCCGGTGTGGCACGACAGGCATGGCCCGCCCATGGATTTCGCCGGCGCCCAGGCAAACCACTCCTTCTGCCTGGCGTCGAGATAGTCAGCGGCCAGCCGGGGATTCCAATCCGCGGCGAATGAACAGGTTTGGATCACAGTGGCAAGAACAGCCGGCGCGATCGAACATTTCTTGGTCCAGGTCCACATATTGGAATCAGTGTGCCAGCGGACCCGCGCCGGCGTCGCTCAAAAATGGATGGCGCGATGCAGAAATGGATGGGAAAGCGACGGTCGTGCTACCTGCGACTCTGACGTAGAACCAGACCGGGTGAGAATCCGAGAGATCGTTTCATGTGAAACGAGAGGTGGCTGGCATGTGTGAATCCGCATTCCTGCGCCGCCTGGCTGATGGAACTCGTGCCCTTCAAGAGCAGCGTCCGCGCGCGGTCGACACGCCGCTCGATGACGTACTGATGGAGCGGCCGTCCCATCGACTGGCGGAATGCGGCCTTGCAGTGGGAGGCGCTGAGGCCGACGAAATTCGCGACCTCTTCCAGGGACAGATCGCCGCCCAGGTTCTCCTCGATGTAGCAGAGAACCTGCTTCAGCCGGTAGCCCGACAGGCCACCCTTCGTCTCGCGCGGTGTGCCAGACAGGCTCGAATGGTGTTGCACCACGTGCCCACTGAGGGCGACTGCCAGGCTCTCCACGTAGAGCCGGCCATTTGGATAACCAGCTTCGAGTTCTTCCCTCAACGCCCAGCCCAGATGCTCGATGCGGCCGTCGCGAATCTGGAACCGGTTGGCGATCTCGATCGCGCCGCCCCGCAGCCCGGAGTCCTCCGCCACCGACTGCAGCAGGCCGGTGGACAGACCCATGATCAGCGCCGTGTCCGCGTCCTTCAATTCCCACCGGCTGGGCTCGCCGACGGGAATGATGTCGACGTCTCCGTGAACGCTTTTGCCCCTGTGCCGCCGGCCCACGCGGTCGCAGCCAATCATCACGGGGGCTCCAATGTGCACGACAAGCGCGGCGCGGGGGCTGGGTGGGGCCAGCAGGACGCCGGCCGGATCTGTCTGCACACGCGCATGAAACCGCTGGCCTGTCAGCGAATCTGCTGTCAATTTGGCGCGATCCACCCTGCCAGTATCCACGAGATGATGCTTTTTGTTTGTCACAATTTGTCCGGTCGCCGTCCTCAGAGGTAGCGCAGCCACCAGGACTTTCGCGTGCTCTTCAGACGATCGAACCAAAGGCATATGGGGTACAGGGCAACGACCAAGCCAATCCAGACGGCGTAGACCACCCACAGCGGATATCCATAGTCCGCCGGATAAAGGGCGGCTGGCCCACCCATGGAAGGCAGGGGATGGAACAGAAAGGAGCCCGATCCGTAGCGAACGATGGCCAACACGACCGCGATGACGTGGATCAGATAGAGATGGAGAAGAAAGTAGAAAAGAGGCACACGCCCGAAGACCAGAAGTGGATTGGAAGGCCGGAAGTGCATGCGGTCCAGCACGCTCAGCACGAGCAACGCCGGCCCCAGGGTCATCAGCAGAAAGTCCAACGATGGCGGGTATTTGAGGACATTCAGGAAGGAAACGACCGTCATGATCGCGGAGCCCTGACTCGACCAGGGAGCCGGGTTTCCGTAGATGTTCGCCATGCGAATGACGAGGAAGGCGACCGTGGCCGCGGAACCCATCTGCACCATCCTCCGGCGGCGGATCTCTGGCTCCATTACCATGGCGGAGCCGAAGCAGAAGCCGGCCGACATTACGGCAAACCACGGGATGAGCGGATAGGCCGCCAGGAAGATGGGCGCCTGCGGAGGGATGACACCCGGTTGATGCAGGATATTCCAGAGCGGGCCGAGCGATCGCAGCAACGAGGTTTGTATCGGATCCAGTGCATTGTGCAGGAAGATGACGGCGACGCTAAGAATTGCGAGAGGCTGGATGGGCAGGCGAATCAAGCCGCCGAGAATGATCATCGACCAGCCCAGTCCCCACAGCACCGCAAGCACGACCAAGCCTTCCGTCAGGCTGAAGGCGAAGGCAAGCCGGACGACAATCAGTTCCAGCAAGATCAGCCAAAGCCCGCGCTTCCACAAGTACCGGGACAGCGCAGCCTTGTCACCGTGGCGGTTGAGAACAAGGAATGCGCTCACGCCGGCGGCGAACATGAATACCGGTGCGCAGAAGTGGGTGATCCAGCGTGTGAAGAAGATGGCGGGCGTGGTACGGGCCAGGTCTTCCGGACTGAAGACGAAGGCGGCCGCGTGCACAAACTCGCGGATGTGATCCAGCGCCATGATGATCATGACGGCACCACGGAGCGCATCAATCGAGTCGAGTCGATTCCTGGGAATGGTTGGGGTCAAGTCGATGAGGATATTCTAGCGGCACTCCTCCGGCGCGCCCACTAGTGCCTGCAGAAAAGGACGGTGTTTTTACAGTCTGCCGCCAAGCCCTCCAGGTCTTGGTTGGCGTGGAACCCGACCGCGAGAGAATGCTCGCCCGCCTGAGCCGCGTGCCAAGACAGTAGCGACTGGCCGGTCAGCGCCCCGCGTTCAAAGTCCTCACAGCGTAGATACTGGAGCGCGCGGCGATGAACAACGTCTTGCCATCCTTGCCGCCGAAGGCCAACTGTACGGGCCGCTCAGGCACCTCGATGGTGTCGATCAATACACCGGCTGGCGAGTAGACATAGATCTGGCCGGCCGCCAGATAGACATTGCCGCGCGCATCCACGGCCACACCTTCTGCGGCCTGCTCGACAAAGAGTTTGGTGTTTTGCAGAGTACCTTCGGAATCCACAGTGGCGACGTAGGTGCGGTGTTGCTCCTCGTCGCTGACATAGAAGGGCTGCCCCGCCTTGGCGGGCGACAATCCGAAGGCTCGAATCACGTCCACCAGCTTCGAGCCGTAGTACAGGCGTCCCGTGACGAAGTCCTCGCCGGCGGGCAGGAAGGTCGAGCCGTCGGGTGTCACGTACTGGGCGGGCTTACGCACCGGCACTGTCTCGAGAAAGTCATTCTCCAGCCGCCAATGATCCACCGGCAGGACTGGCGTGAGGCCGCCGCGTGGAGTCGCTGCTTGGGGTTGCAGCATCGTCACCGGCACGCCCGGCTTGCCTGGTTCCAGACAGTAGACAACGCCCTTGCCGCCATAGGACACCACGCACAGGTTGTCCGCCTTGTCGAAGAAGAGATTCACCGGCTCCAGTGGAGCGTCACTCACGGTGGACAAACTCCTTGTGGCCGCGGCCCAGCGGTAGATGCGCTGCCACCTGGCGTCGACGAAGTAGTAGTCGCCGGTGGAAGAAACCGCGCCGCCTGAGACATTGAAGAACCCGCCTGCCAGCCGCTCCACCTTGGCGCCAGGCGGCAGCAACGTGCTGGTCCGCTTGGGCTGGACCACGGGCGCCGCGCCCGAGATGTTCATCCAGGCAAACTCCCGTTGGCGCATCTGCCCGTTGTGGGTCTGATCATAGACGGCGCTCTCAAACGAAGCCTTCGCGTCGGTGTAGCAATGAACATTGCGCAGCCTGATGTCCTTCGAGCCGGTGACGCTGATGGCGTAGGGGAACGGCTGGAACGAGCTCACCACACGATAGAGATGGAAGTTCGCCACCGTGATGTTGGACGAATCTTCAATTTCCATGGGGATCGCAGAGCCGCTCTCGCCTCGCTCCTCTTCGGTTTGCGGCGCATAGACCGCCCAGTTCGACACGCGGCGGAACTGGAGTTCGTAGCGCACATGATGCTCGCTGGACATGTGATAAACACGGCCTGGAGTCGTTGTATCGGACACCAACAGCCCGGCGCGAGCAAACGTGCTGGGTGTCCAGATATCGGCAAAGGTACCACCACCGCCATTCGTCACCCACAGGCTGGGATACTGGCTGTCCCACCTGCGATTCAGGTTGGGGTCCGCCGTATGCGTGTTGTTGTAGATGTCTTCCCGGGTGCCGTCGATTTTTGATGTTCCGTGGCCGCCCAGGAAGCGGACATCGTTCATCATCGAATTCTGGCCGGCCATCCATAGCGCCGCCACCGCCCGTGGGTTCATGCCGTTCGTATAGATGCCAAGCCCGGCCACCAGATTCGTGCCGCCCTTCGGCGCCTCCAGCACAGGCACAGGGCCACCCAAGCCTTGGAAGGCTTCGGTGCCGTCGGCCAGCACCAGCGCCGTCCGGCTCGGATGCAGGCCCACGAGCACCGTGTCGGGCCGCATCCGGATGGTGTCGGTGACGCGATACATGCCCATCGGGAAATACAGTGATCGGTGCGCGGCAATTGCTTGACGCAACGCGGCGGTGTCGTCGGTCGTGCCATCGCCCTTCACGCCCAGCGTATGCACATTGACCCAGGAATCCTGGGCCGGCAGGGCCGGCAGATCGGCATGGTCCGCCGGCATTGTCCGGATGGCCGCGGCCTGCAGGTCGGTACGAAAAGTGCCCGTGGCACCGATGTCGGCGTAGTGCAATCCATGCGAGAAGGCCTTCACGTGATAGAGCGGCGCCGGGCCTGCCACACGCGTTCCACTCTCGCGCAGCATCGCCAACACGGGCACGTCGCGGCAGTCCAGGTCTTCCAGGTTGACCTCGGTCCGAGGGCTTTTCTCTCGACTGATGATGATGGCCGGACCCGTGATGTTCTCCAGGCGGCCGTTCTTGATCCACAACTCTTCGACATAGCCCGCGTCGATATCGATCGCGGTGGGCACGTTTCTGATCACGGGATGGACCAGCGTCAGCCCGGCCTCGTGCGTCCGGATGGCCGCACGCTTCTGCCCCTCAAAGATGGTGTCGACCAATGTAAGTTGCCAGCCCGGAGAGGGCTTCCGCGTGAAGAGTCCGTACTGGCCGCCGACAAAGTGCAGGTCTTCGCCATAGTTGCCGCCATCGTGAATTCCGGCCAGCGCGCTGCCCAACCGAAACTCGACGTGGGCCAGATAGCAATGCTGCGCATAGCGGCCTCTCACGGCCACGGCGCCCTCGTTACCCGCACCGATCTCGAAGTCGATGTTGCTCAGGGCGGAATAGAAGGTCCCGGGGTTCGCGTCGAGAGGCTGGCTGAGGTTCGCCTGGTTCAGTCCGCTGCGGCGCGGGCCCGGCGGTTGCTGCGCATTGCCTCCGCCTGGCCGTGGACCACGCCCGGCGCCCGGCCTGTTGCCGGTAAAGAACACCATGTAGTTTTCCTGGTTCAGATCCTGGTAGCCCGGTGTGGCCGCCGCCAGCACCAACACAGGCCTCTGCGCGCCATAGCCAATTAGCCGGATGCCGGGCCAGACATGGATGGTCTTCGTGATGCGGTAGCGCCCTTGCGGAACGAACACGACGCCCTGTCCGGTTGTCTCCTGTACCTTGTCGATGGCGCTCTGCAGCGCCACCGTATCGTCAGCCACGCCATCGCCCTTCACGGCAAAATTCTCGTTGGTGAGATAGACCGCCTTCGGATCTTCCGGCCTCGCGGTGTAATAGGACGCGGCTGCCAAAGGTAAGGCGACCGAGAGGCAAGCTACGACCGTACTGATGCGCTTCATGGCGGCGTTATTCTCCTTCATCTGGAACAGGCTTGCCGTTGACGAGGCAAATGCTGGAGCCGGAAATCTCCTGACATCCTGGCTTCACAACCCCGCCGGGTGGGTGTCGTGCCCAATGGCCACTGAGACTTAAAGACCTGTAACACCCAATTTGTATCGAACGGACGCCGCAAACACAAGTCAAAACCCCCTCGGGTGGATTTCGGCATGCACTGGTAGAATCAAGGAAGCAGGTGATTCCCCTGCTTATGCCTCGAACTTGTTTCGCTTTTTCTTGAGGGGGAAAGAGCGAGGCCTGGCGGAACCTTCCGCGCGTAGAGGTGTGCGATGGATCGAATGGGCCCACACGCCGGTGGCTCTGGGTTCCTGACGGAGCAGCCGACCTCCTTGCGGCAGCCCTATGCCTGGTACGCGCTGACAGTGCGACCTCAGCATGAACGTAGCGTCGAGATGGCTCTGGCCGCCAAGGGGCTGACCACTTATCTCCCTCTCTTCACCACCCTGAGAAAGTGGTCCGATCGCTTTAAGAAGCTGGTGGTTCCCCTATTTCCGGGGTATGTCTTCTGCCGTTTTGATGGCTCGTCGCGCGTTCAGGTGTTGCGCACGCCGGGCGTGATCACCATTGTCTCAACGGGCCTGACACCGACCCCCATCCCGGATGCGCAGGTCGACGCCGTCAGGCGAATGCTGGCGTCCGGAGTTCTCGTCGAGCCTTGGGGCTATCTCAAGGAGGGGGAGCGTGTGCGAATTCAGGAGGGTCCGATGGCCGGAATCGAAGGCATACTTCTGGAGGTCCGCGACGCCTGGCGCCTGGTTGTGAGCATAGAGCTGTTCCAACGTTCCGTCGCGGTTCAGATCCACCGCGGCAGCGTCGTTCCCGCTCGACTCTGAGCCGATGCGCGCTATGCCGTGGCGCGCTGATCGGCGCGTGGCGGCTCTCTGAAGCCCG is a genomic window containing:
- a CDS encoding UpxY family transcription antiterminator — protein: MDRMGPHAGGSGFLTEQPTSLRQPYAWYALTVRPQHERSVEMALAAKGLTTYLPLFTTLRKWSDRFKKLVVPLFPGYVFCRFDGSSRVQVLRTPGVITIVSTGLTPTPIPDAQVDAVRRMLASGVLVEPWGYLKEGERVRIQEGPMAGIEGILLEVRDAWRLVVSIELFQRSVAVQIHRGSVVPARL
- a CDS encoding heparan-alpha-glucosaminide N-acetyltransferase domain-containing protein, which produces MTPTIPRNRLDSIDALRGAVMIIMALDHIREFVHAAAFVFSPEDLARTTPAIFFTRWITHFCAPVFMFAAGVSAFLVLNRHGDKAALSRYLWKRGLWLILLELIVVRLAFAFSLTEGLVVLAVLWGLGWSMIILGGLIRLPIQPLAILSVAVIFLHNALDPIQTSLLRSLGPLWNILHQPGVIPPQAPIFLAAYPLIPWFAVMSAGFCFGSAMVMEPEIRRRRMVQMGSAATVAFLVIRMANIYGNPAPWSSQGSAIMTVVSFLNVLKYPPSLDFLLMTLGPALLVLSVLDRMHFRPSNPLLVFGRVPLFYFLLHLYLIHVIAVVLAIVRYGSGSFLFHPLPSMGGPAALYPADYGYPLWVVYAVWIGLVVALYPICLWFDRLKSTRKSWWLRYL
- a CDS encoding glycosyl hydrolase family 28-related protein, which encodes MKRISTVVACLSVALPLAAASYYTARPEDPKAVYLTNENFAVKGDGVADDTVALQSAIDKVQETTGQGVVFVPQGRYRITKTIHVWPGIRLIGYGAQRPVLVLAAATPGYQDLNQENYMVFFTGNRPGAGRGPRPGGGNAQQPPGPRRSGLNQANLSQPLDANPGTFYSALSNIDFEIGAGNEGAVAVRGRYAQHCYLAHVEFRLGSALAGIHDGGNYGEDLHFVGGQYGLFTRKPSPGWQLTLVDTIFEGQKRAAIRTHEAGLTLVHPVIRNVPTAIDIDAGYVEELWIKNGRLENITGPAIIISREKSPRTEVNLEDLDCRDVPVLAMLRESGTRVAGPAPLYHVKAFSHGLHYADIGATGTFRTDLQAAAIRTMPADHADLPALPAQDSWVNVHTLGVKGDGTTDDTAALRQAIAAHRSLYFPMGMYRVTDTIRMRPDTVLVGLHPSRTALVLADGTEAFQGLGGPVPVLEAPKGGTNLVAGLGIYTNGMNPRAVAALWMAGQNSMMNDVRFLGGHGTSKIDGTREDIYNNTHTADPNLNRRWDSQYPSLWVTNGGGGTFADIWTPSTFARAGLLVSDTTTPGRVYHMSSEHHVRYELQFRRVSNWAVYAPQTEEERGESGSAIPMEIEDSSNITVANFHLYRVVSSFQPFPYAISVTGSKDIRLRNVHCYTDAKASFESAVYDQTHNGQMRQREFAWMNISGAAPVVQPKRTSTLLPPGAKVERLAGGFFNVSGGAVSSTGDYYFVDARWQRIYRWAAATRSLSTVSDAPLEPVNLFFDKADNLCVVSYGGKGVVYCLEPGKPGVPVTMLQPQAATPRGGLTPVLPVDHWRLENDFLETVPVRKPAQYVTPDGSTFLPAGEDFVTGRLYYGSKLVDVIRAFGLSPAKAGQPFYVSDEEQHRTYVATVDSEGTLQNTKLFVEQAAEGVAVDARGNVYLAAGQIYVYSPAGVLIDTIEVPERPVQLAFGGKDGKTLFIAARSSIYAVRTLNAGR